GGCCACCACCAGGCCGAGCCTCTCCGCACTCCCCGTGAGGAGGAGGACCAGCCACGCCTGGGCGGCAGCCTGCATCCAGGTCCCCATCTGCGAGGTGAAAAGGGCCAGCCAGTAGGTGCGGTAAAGGGGGTCCTTGAGAAGGGCCAGGGCCAGCACCTCCCTAGCTTACGACTGACCGCCCAGTCAACTCCAGCCCCGTGCCACGGGGACCTACACGCCACGGGGACCTATACTGGGAGCATGCTGCAACGCGGCTTTCCCCTCTTGCGGATTCTGGGCATCCCCGTCCACTTGGACTTCACCTTCCTCCTCATCCTGCCCCTCCTGGCCTTCCTCATCGGCCGCAACCTCCCCCTTTACCTAGGGCTCTTCGGCCTGCCCCGGGACCCCAGCCTCCTCGAGGGTCAAACCCCCTACCTCCTGGGCCTTGCGGCCGCCTTGGGCCTTTTCCTCTCCGTGCTGCTGCACGAGCTGGGCCACGCCCTCACCGCCCGGCACTTTGGCATCAAAACCCAGCGCATCACCCTCTGGCTGCTGGGCGGGGTGGCCCAGATGGAAAGGATTCCCAAGGAGCCCAAAAAGGAGTTCCTCATCGCCATAGCTGGACCTCTGGTGAGCTTCGCTCTGGCCATTCTCTTCTGGCTCCTGCGCCAGGAGGCGGGGGCCTTGGGCTTCCTCACCCATTACCTGGCCCTGGTGAACTTCATCCTGGGTGTTTTCAACCTCCTCCCCGCCCTGCCCTTGGACGGGGGACGGGTCTACCGGGCCCTCCTAGCCACCCGGCAGCCCTACGTGAAAGCCACGCAAAAGGCCCTGACCCTGAGCCAGGTGGTGGCCTTCGTCCTGGGGCTCTTCGGGCTTCTGGTCCTGAACCCCTTCCTCATCCTCATAGCCTTTTTCGTGTACATGGCCTCGAGGGCCGACGCCGAGGCCACCTTCCTGGCCCAGGCCCTGGAGGGCCTGAAGGTCAAGGACCTCATGACCCAAGACCCCATCGTGGTCCCCAAGGACCTGCCGGTGGCCGAGCTGCTGCAGCTCTCCCTGGCCCACCGGGTCTCCGGCTTCCCCGTGGTGGAGGCGGGGCGGGTCCTGGGGGTGGTGGGCCTCGAGGGCCTGGAGGGGGCGGACCCCATGGCCCCTGTGGACCGCTACCTGCAGGAGCCTCTCCTCCTCTCCCCCGAGGACTCGGCCCTAAGCGCGCTGCAGCGGATGGGGGAGCGGAACTACCCCCGGGCCTTGGTGATGGAGGGGGAGGCCCTTTTGGGTATCCTCAGCAAGACCGACCTCTTGAGGGCCTTCCAGGTGCGGCTCCTAGGGCTTTCCTCCCTTGACAAGCCCAAGGGTATGGGGTAGGTTAGAGGCGCAAAAGTATACGGGAGGTAGGCATGAGGAGAGTCCTTCTTGTCATCGGTCTGCTGGCCCTGGGTCTGGCCCTGGCCCAAAAGCCCAGGGTCATCATCGGCACCGGAAGCACCGGCGGGGTCTTCTTCTTCTACGGCACCGCCTTGGCGGACATCTACAACAGGGCTGGGGTGGCGGAGTTCCAGCCGGTGCAGACGGGGGGCTCCTACGATAACCTCCTCCTCCTCCGGGACCGCACCGACCCCAGGAACAACACCTACTACTGCGCCCTCACCACCACGGACTCGGCCTTTGTGGCCTACAACGGAGAGGAACCCCGCTTCCGGGCCCGGCCCGCCAGGGACCAGAGGGTCCTCTTCTACATGTACCCCTCCTTCATCCACCTAGTGGCCAGCGAGAAAAGCGGCATCAAGGTCATCCAGGACCTGAGGGGCAAGCGGGTCTCTACCGGCCAGCCCGGCTCCAGCACGGAGAACCTGGCCCTCTTGGTCCTCCAGGCCGCGGGGGTGAGGCCGGAGACCTTCGCCAAGCGGGAGCGCCTCCCAGTGGCCGAAGCGGCCAGAGCCCTAGGGGAGGGCACCCTAGACGCCTTCTTCTGGGTGGGGGGCGTGCCCACGGGCTCGATCGTGGAACTGGGCCAAACCCTGGCCCGAAAGGGGGACCGCATCTACCTGGTGCCCATTGACCCGAAGAGCACCACGGCCCAGGTGGCCCTGAAGCGCTTTCCGGGCCTCTTGGACCCCACGACGGTCCCCAGAGGGGTGTACAACACCCGCACGGATGTGCCCGGCCTGAACACGGGGAACATCCTGGTCTGCCCAGAAAGCCTACCCAGGGAGGTGGTCTACGGAATGATGAAGGCCACCTTTGACAACCTGGACACCCTGAGGAGCGCGGTGGCCGCTGCCCGGGACACCTCCATCCAAAACACCGCCAGGCTCTATGGCCAGCTGGCCATCCCCTTCCATCCCGGGGCCGAGCAGTACCTGAGGGAAGCGGGAGCCATAAGGTAACGGAGAAAGCCCCTTTCAGGCCCGGGCGACCGCCCTGGGCCCCTTTTGGAGGCAAACGATGGCGGAAACTTCCAGTCCCATTCCGCAAAGCCCCCTAGGGTGGCTCGCACGGCTAGTCCTCATCCTGGGTTCCCTCTACAGCCTCTACCTGGTCCTCCACCCCTTCACCCCCCTGGCCAAGGCCCAGATTGACCTCCTGGACATCGTCCAGCTTCAGCGGAGCACCCACGTCCTCTTCCTCCTCCTGGGAGCCTACCTGGTGAGCTTCTTCGCCCCCCCCAGAAAGGCCACGCCGGGGGCCTGGGTCTTCCTGGCCTTCAGCCTGATCCCCCTCTACAGCTTCCTCTTTCCCAGGCCTCCCACCCTGGAGCTGCCCCTCGAGGTCCGCCTCTTCGGCCTCCTGGTCTGGGCGGTGGCCGTCCTCCCCGCAGTGGTCCCCAGGCTCCAGCGCCCCACGGCCCTCCTGGGGGCCCTTTTGGCCATCCTCCCCACCTGGTACCAGGCCCGGTACTTTGAGGAGCTGGTCTACCGGGCGGTGATCCCTGAGGCCTGGGACGCGGGGATGAGCCTCACCCTCATCCTCCTCCTCCTGGGGGTGGTCTACCGGCTCCTGGGGCCGGTGATGCCCGTCCTCGTCCTCTTCTTCTTCAGCTACAACCTCCACGCCCAGCTCTTCCCCGGGGCCTTCCGGGGGGCGCCCCAGCCCGTGGACCTCCTCCTGGGCAAGAGCTTCAACGAGACCGAGGCGGGGATCTACGGCCTTATCACCGGGGTCTCGGTCAAGTACCTGGTCTACTTCACCCTCCTCTCGGGGATGATCACCGCCTTGGGCCTGGGGCGGGTGGTGGCCAACATGGCCCTGGCCCTGGTGGGGAAAAGCCCCGCCACCCCCGGCCGGGTCACCGGCCTCGCCGGCACCTTCATGGGGATGTTCTCGGGCTCAGGGGCCGCGGACACCCAGTTCGTCTCCACCCTGACCAAGCCCCTTTACGAAAGGGCCGGCTACGACCGCCTCACCGCCGCCGGGATCGCCGCCACCGCCGGCACCATTGCCCTCATCATGCCCCCCATCATGGGGAGCATCGCCTTCATCATGGTGGAGATCCTGGAGATCCCCTACCTCAAGGTGATGGCCATGGCCCTCGGGCCCGCCCTCCTCTACCTTCTCGCCATCCTGGCCTTCAACGAGTTCTACGCCCGCAAGGCGGGCCTGCCCGCGGTGGCCACGGAGATCGGCATGGCCCGCCGAGCCTACGTCCTCCGCTATAGCCCCATCTTCCTCCCCATCCTCCTCATCGTGGTCCTCCTCTACCTGGGCTACGAGGTGCGCACCGCCGCCAGCCTAGCCCTTTTGGGCTTCATCCTCCTGGCCTACCTGGACCCCACCCTGAGGCCCAAGGGGATCGCCCCCATCTTCCGGGGCCTCGAGGAGGGCTTCCGGGCCCTCCTCCCCATCGGCACCGCGGTGACCTCCGCCAACCTCATCTTCTCCATGATGGTCATCTCCGGCCTGCCCTCCAAGTTCAGCCAGCTCCTGCAGCAGGTCTCCGGGGAAAGCCTCCTCCTCGCCACCCTGATCACGGCCATCTTCAGCCTGATCCTGGGCATGGGGGTCCCCCCCACGGCCACCTACGTCCTCACCTCCGCCCTCACCGCCCCGGCCATCATCGCCCTGGCCACCAAGAACTTCACCGCCTTCGGCCTGGATCCCGAGGCCGCCAGGGTGGCGGCGATCTACGCCACCCACATGTTCCTCTTCTACTACGCTGTCCTGGCGGACGTGACCCCGCCCGTGGCCCTCTCCGGCTACGCCGCCGCCAGCGTCTTCGGCACCCACCCCCTCCCCACTGGGGTCTACGCCGCCCGGGTGGCCCTATCCAAGTACCTGATCGGCTTCTTCTTCCTCCTCTCCTACACGGGCACGGGCCTCCTCATCCTGCCGGTTTTGGAAACCCTGCCCCCTGAGAAGGCCTGGCCCATCATCCTGGAGCGCTTCCTCTCCGTGGGCTTGGGAATCGTCTACCTCTCCGCCGCCGCCGCCGGGTTTACCCGGAGGCCCCTAGGCCGCCTCGAGGCCTGGACCCTGGGGCTCCTGGCCCTCCTCCTCTTCATCCCCCAGACCTCGTTGAACCTCCTGGGCCTCCTCCTGGGCCTTCCCTTCTTCCTCAAAGGGGGCTTGACGGGGCTCTGGCGGAGGGCGTAGGGTAAGCGAGAAAGGAGGCAAGGATGCTACGTGCCCTGTTGGTCATCGTGGCACTTTCCGGCCTGGCCTTGGCCCAGAAGCCCCGGGTGGTCATCGCCACCGGAGGGGTGGGCGGGGTCTACTTCTTCTACGGCACGGCCCTGGCGGAGATCTGGAACCGGGCAGGGGTGGCCGAGGCCCAGGCCACCCAGACCGCCGCCTCCATAGATAACCTCCTCCTCCTGGAAAACCGCACCGGGGGCGGCACCTACTACTGCGGCACCGTTCTGCCCGACTCCGCCTACCTGGCCTACACCGGGGAGCACGAGCGCTTCCGGGGCCGGCCGGCGAGGAGCACCCGCATCCTCTTCGCCATGTACCCCAACTTCCTCCACGTGGTCACCCGGGAGGGGGCGGGAATCCAGGTGGTCCAGGACCTGAAGGGGAAACGGGTCTCCACCGGGGCCCCAGGCTCGGGCACCGAGGTGCAGGCCCTCCTGGTCCTTCAGGCGGCGGGGCTTTCCCCCAGGGATTTCGCCAAGCATGAACGGCTCGGGGCGCAAGAGAGCGCCAGCGCCCTGGCCGAGGGCACCATAGACGCCTACTTCTGGTCCGGGGGCCTGCCCACGGGCTCCATCACCGAGGTGGGGGCGAGCCTGGCCCGCAGGGGCCAGCGGCTCCACCTGGTGCCCATAGACCCCAGGGGCACCGTGGCCCAGAACTTCCAGAGGCGCTTCCCCGGCCTGGCGGGCACGGGGGTCATCCCCAGGGCGGTCTACGGGACCAGGGGCGACACCCCCACCCTCACCTTCTGGAACCTCTTCGTCTGCCCGGCAAGCCTGCCGGAGGAGGCTGCCTACGCCCTGACCAAGGCCACCTTTGACAACGTGGAAACCCTGAGGAACGCCGTGGCCGCTGCCCGGGACACCACTTTGGAGAACGCCGTGCGCTTCGTGGGCGGCACCATCCCCTACCATGAGGGGGCCCTGCGCTACTTCCGCGAGGTGGGGGCCCTGAGGTAGCGGTGTGGGCCCTAAGGCGGGAAAGCTCCCTGGCCCGGCTCCTCCGGAGCTGGGCCTTTTGGCTCATCCTCCTGGCCGCCTCCCTCCTTCGGGTGGTGGAGGTGGAGGCCGAAGGGGAAAGGGCCTACCTGGTCCTCCTCCCCTTTGAGGAAGCCCGGGTGGAGTTCGTGAACTCGGTGACGGGAAGGCCGGTCCTCCTGGAGTTCCGCCCCCTCTTCCGCTTCCAGGACTTCCGGGCCTACACCGATCCCGAGACCGAGGCCTACTACACGGGGGGGACCTATCCCTGGAACCAGGCCCTGGCCAAGGAGAGGCGCAAGGCGCTTCGCTACTGCTCGGAGTCGGGCCTGGCCCTACGGCTTGGGGGGGAGTGGTTCCGGGTAGAGGGGGGGTGCGTGGGCCTCCGCCTCCTCTTCCCCCCCTAGCGGATCACCTGGGGGACCACCCTGACCGTGAGGGTGCGCCCCTGGCGGAAGACCTCGAGGGCCACCGCCTCCCCTGGCCTCTTGGCGTAGAGGACCTGGCGGAGCCTTGCGATGGAGGTGAGGGGCACCCCATCGGCCCTTAAGAGCACGTCCCCGTCCACCCCCACCTGGAGGGCCTCCCCCGTGGGCAGGGCGAGGTTGGCGAAGCGGGAGGGGGCTCGGAGGCCCGCCCTTTGGGCGGGGCTGTTCCGCTCCACCTCCTGGACCATGAGGCCGGTGTCCGGGAGGCCGTGCTGCCGCCTCAGCCTCTCCGGATAGAGGGATAGGGGGACGAGGGAGACCCCGAGGCGGGGGCGGCTGCGGATGATCTCCTCCGCGGTGAGGACCCTCCCCGCCTTGAGCTCCGGCAGGTACTGCTTGACCAGGTTGATGGGCAGGGCGAAGCCCACCCCAGCGAACTGGGCGGCCCCGAACTGGCCCGTGGGGGTGAGGATGGCGGTGTTGATGCCGATGACCTCCCCCCGGGAGTTGAGGAGGGGCCCCCCGGAGTTCCCGGGGTTGATGGCGGCATCGGTCTGGATCACCTGGGGTACCAGGCCGGTCTCGTCCCCGATGGCCCCGGGGTTCTCCCGGATGGCGGAGACGATCCCCTGGGTCACGGTGAACTCCAGGCCGAAGGGGTTCCCCAGGGCGATGGCCTTCTGGCCCACGCGGATCCGGTCCGAGTCCCCGAGGACCAGGGGCACGAGCCTCTCCCTGGGGGCCTCCACCCTCAGGAGGGCCAGGTCCAGGGGCGGGGCTGCGCCCACCAGGCGGGCCTGGTACTCCTGGGGGTCGCCGTGAAACCTCACGGTGATGCGGCCCGCCCCCTCCACCACGTGGTGGTTGGTGAGGATGTGCCCCTCCCGGTCTATGACGAAGCCCGAGCCCGTCCCCCGCTGGGGGGGCACCTGGAGGAAGGGGGCGAAGAACTCAAACCCCGGGGGCAGGGGAAGGCTCTGGGGCCGGGTGACCACGGCCACGAAGACCACGCCCCTGCCGTAGCGCTCCACGATCTCCACGGTGTTCCGCTCGTACTCCAAAAACCCCTGGTCCCCAAGGGGGGCCTGGGGCCTCCCCTGACCGCTGGAAAGCCCCCACCAGAGCACCCCCCCCGCCAGGGCGGAGAGGGCCAGAAAGCCCACGAAGGAACGGCCAAGGTTCATGGCGTACCTCCCAGGCTCACCCTACGCCCCACGGGTTAGGGGGGGATTAGACGAAGACCACGGTCTTGTTGCCGTGGACCAGGATGCGGTCCTCCAGGTGCCAGCGCACGGCCCGGGCCAGGACGGTGCGCTCCAGCTCCCGGCCTAGCCGCTTGAGCTCCTCCACGGCGTGGCGGTGGGAGACCCGGGCCACGTCCTGCTCGATGATGGGGCCCTGGTCCAGCTCCTCGGTGACGTAGTGGGCCGTGGCCCCGATGAGCTTCACCCCCCGCTCGTAGGCTTGGCGGTAGGGGTCGGCCCCCGCGAAGGCGGGGAGGAAGGAGTGGTGGATGTTGATGATGCGCATGGGAAAACGGGTCACGAAGGCGGGGGAGAGGATCTGCATGTAACGGGCGAGGACCAGGAGCTCCACCCCCGCCTCCTCCAGGAGGGCCAGGATCATGGCCTCGGCCTCTTCCTTCCTCCCCTTCGCCACGGGGACGTGGTGGTAGGGGATGCCGAAGCGCTCCACCTCCTCCCGGTGGTGGGGGTGGTTGGAGACCACCAGGCGGAGGTCCATGGGAAGCTCCCCCACCCTGTAGCGCCAGAGGAGCTCCAAGAGGGCGTGGGCGGGCTTGGAGACCAGGATGGCCGTGCGCTTCCTTTCCGAGGCGAAGGCCAGGCGCCAGGCCATGCCGAACCGGTTGGCCACCACCTCCTGGAAGGCCCGCTCCAGGGCGGGGCGGGCCAGGTCCAGGTGGGAGGCGGTGAAGGCCACCCGCATGAAGAAGGTCCCCCCTTCGGGGTCGGTGGAGTGCTGCTGCAGGTCGGTGATGTTGGCCCCGTGGGCGTAGAGGAAGCCGCTGACCGCAGCGACGATCCCCGGCCGGTCAGGGCAGGTGATGAGGAGGCGGGCCTCGTCCATCCTGGGGTACTATACCGCCATGACGCTTTCCACCGCGGACCTCTGCGACCTCTACCCGGAGGCCGTCCTCCTCCGGCCCATCTTTCAGGACTTTGGGGGGAAAGGGCGTTTTGCCGGAAGGGTGCGCACCCTGAGGGTCTTTGAGGACAACGCCCTGGTGCGAAAGGCCCTCGAGGCCGAGGGCCAGGGCCAGGTCCTGGTGGTGGACGGGGGCGGCTCCCTGCGCACCGCCCTCCTGGGAGGGAACCTGGCCCGGCTGGCCCTGGAGCGGGGCTGGAGCGGGGTGGTGGTCCACGGGGCGGTGCGGGACCGGGAGGAGCTGCGAAGCCTTCCTCTGGGGGTCAAGGCCCTGGGGGCGGTGCCCAGGAGGAGCGCCAAGGCGGGCCGGGGCCTGGTGGACGTGCCCGTGGCCTTCGCCGGAGCTAGGATCCTCCCTTCGTGGTTTCTCGTGGCCGATGGGGAGGGGATCCTCCTCCTCCCCGAGCCCCCGAGCGGCGGCCAAAGCGGCGGATGAGGTCCTCCTCCTTCAGGGCCAGGAGGACGGGCCGGCCGTGGGGGCAGACCCAGGGGGTCGCACAGGCCAGGAGGGCGTCCAGAAGGGCCTGCCCCTGGGCCTGGGCCAGGGGGTGGCCCGCCTTGAGGGCGGGGAGGCAGGCCAGGCGGGCCAGGAGCCCCTTCAGCCCCCTCCCCTCCCCCCGCAAGGCCTCCTTGAAGATCTCGGGCAGGAGGAGGGGGTAGGGGTGGAGGAAGGAGGGGGCGGAGAGGAGGCGCACCCACCCGGGGCCGAAGGCCTCCCAGGCGAAGAGGGGGTAAGGCCCCTCGGGGAGGAGGGCCGCCTCCTCCGGGGTGAGCTCCACCAGGACCGGGTAGGGTAGGGGCGCGAGGCCCTCGTTCTGGAGGCGGGCGAGGAGCTCTTCAAAGAGGACCCGCTCGTGGGCGGCGTGCTGGTCCACCACGTAGAGGGTGTCCCCGGCCTCGGCCAGGAGGAAGCTCCCCCGGAACTGGCCCAGGTAGCGCAGCCGGGGCAGGCCGGAAGGGGCGGGGGCCTCGAGGGGGAGGGGGGCCTGGGCTCGGGCAGGGCCCGGGCTAGGCCGCGCCCGCGCAGGGCCTCCCTCAGGGCCTCCTCCAAGAAGGCCTCCGCCCCCGGGCCCAGGGCCACCTCCTCCTTCCTGGCGTCCAGGCGCAGGCGGAAGGCCCCGGGGGGCAGGGTGAGGTTCAGGACCCCCACGGGGTGGTGCCCCTCGGGGAGGAGGTCGCGGTAGGCCCGGCGCACCGCCCCCAGGGCCGCCTCGGGGAGGAGCACGGGCCTGCCGTTTACCGAAAGGAAGAGCAGGTCGGGCCGGGTGCGGGAGGCCTGGGGGCCGGAGAGGAGGCCGGTGAGGGCCATGCCCCCTCCCCTGTGCTCTAGGGGGAAGAGCCTCTCGGCCAACAACCGGCCGAAGGCCAGCCTGGCCGCCTCCCCCAGCCCCGACCCGGGGAAGAGGAGCCTCGCCTCCCCCTCCAGGAAGAGGGCCAAGGAGAGGTGGGGGTGGTGGAGGAGGTAGCGCCTGAGGAGGTCCAAAACCCCTCTGGCCTCCGCCCTGGGGTCCCTGGCCTCCCCGGCGAAAAGCCCCAGGACCTCCACCCGGGTGCCCGGGGGGCGGGCGCGGGCCGCACCGCCACCGCCTCCCCCTCGGCCACGAGGAGCCCCCCGCCCACCTGCCCCCGGGGGCGGGAGCGGATCCTGAGGGAAGCCGCCTGCCTCAGGGCGTAGAGGGCCTGGCCGCGAAAGCCCAGGGTGGTGATCCCCATCGGGTCTTGGAGCTTGCTGGTGGCGAAGGGCTCCACGGAGAGGGGAAGCTCCTCCAGGGGAATCCCCTCGCCGTCGTCCTCCACCACCAGCCTCTCCAGCCCCCCGCCCCAGAGCTCCACCCTGACCCGCCTGGCCCCGGCGTCCAGGGCGTTTTCCAGAAGCTCCCGCACGGCGTCCCTCACGGAGAGGAGGACCTCGCCCCGGGCCAGGAGCCCCCGGAGGCTTTCCGGAAGGGGCCGGATCACCCCTTCATGCTACCCAAGGGGGCCCCCAGGGCCAAGGCCCTGAGCTCGTGGAGGAGGCGGAGGGCCTCGAGGGGGGTAAGGCGGTCGGGGTCCAGGGCGAGGAGCCTCTCCAGGACCCCTTCCAAGGCTCCCTCCCGCCTGGCGGAGGCGGCCCGGAGGAGGGCCCGGGCCCGCTCCACCACCCCCTGGGGCAGGCCCGCCAGGGAGGCCACCTCCACCCCGTAGCTCTTGGAGGCGGGGCCGGGGAGGACCTGGTGGTAGAAGACGAGCCCCCCCGCCTCCTCCTTGGCGGCCACGTGGAGGTTCTTGAGGCGGGGGAGGGCCAGGGCGGTGAGCTCAAAGTAGTGGGTGGCGAAGAGGCCGTAGCACCGCCTCTCGTGGAGGGCCTCGGCCACCGCCGTGGCGATGGCCACCCCGTCCAGGCTGCTGGTGCCCCGGCCCACCTCGTCCAGGAGGACGAGGCTCCTCTCCGTGGCCTCCCTTAGGATCAGGGCCACCTCCTCCATCTCCACCATGAAGGTGCTCTTCCCCCCAGCCAGGTCGTCCGAGGCCCCGATGCGGGTGTAGATGCCGTCAAAGAGGGGAAGCTCGGCCTCCTCCGCGGGCACGAAGCTCCCCACCTGGGCCAGGAGGGCGATGAGGGCGGTCTGCCGCAGGAAGGTGGACTTCCCCGCCATGTTGGGCCCCGTGACCAGGACGAGGTCGTGGGCCATCTCCAGATCGTTGGGCACGAACTCCGTGCGCCTTTCCACCACAGGGTGGCGCCCGGCGCGGATCCGGAGGCGATCCCCGAAGCGGGGCCTCACGTAGCCATGGCGCACGGCCACCTCGGCCAAGGCGGCGTAAACGTCTAGCTCGGCCAGGATCCTGGCCGCCTCCCTCAGGGCCTCGGCCTCCTTTTTGGCCCTTTCCCGCAGCGCCAGGAAGACCTCCTCCTCCCGGCGGCGGATCAGGGCCTCGAGGCGGTAGAGCTCCCGCTCCCGCTCCCGCATCTCCGGCAGGGCGTAGCGCTGCCGGTCCTTGAGGGTCTGGACGGGGCGGTACTCGGGGGGCACCCTCTCGTAGTAGGGCCGCGTCACCTCCAGGTAGTAGCCGAAGACGGCGTTGTACCCCACCTTGAGGGTGGGGATCCCCGTCCTCACCCTCTCCCGTTCCTCCAGCTCCGCGAAGTAGGCCACCCCCTCCCCGTGGGCCCGCCTCAGGGCGTCCAGCTCCGGGTCGTACCCCGGGCGGATGAGGTGGCCCTCGGAGAGCTTCGGGGGAGGGTCCTCCACCAGGGCCGCCCTGAGCTCCTCCAGGAGGGGCGTCAGGTCGGGAAGCCCCGCCTCCTCCCCCAGGAGGGCCCAGAGCTCGGGAAGGACCTCCAGGCTCCGCCTAAGGGCCCCGAGGTCCCTGGGGCCCGCCCGCGAAAGCTCCAGCCGCGTGGCCAGGCGCTCTAGGTCGCTCAGGCGAAAGAGGAGGCGGCGCACCCCCTCCCGCAAGCTCCCCTCCCGCACGAGGCCTTCCACCCGGGAAAGCCGGGCCTCGAGGGGGCCCGGGTCCAGAAGGGGGTGGCGGAGCCAGGCCTGGAGGAGCCGCCTCCCCGGGGCGGTTCGGGTCTCGTCCAGGATGGATAGCAGGGTGTCCTGGCCCCGCATGGGCTCAAAGACTTCCAACGCCCTTAGGGTGGCCTCGGGCAGGCGCATGAAGGCCCCGGGGTCGTAAGGGCGGAAGGGCTGGAGGCTCAAACTCCCCCCTTGGGTCCTCTGGGCGTAGGCCAGGAGGGCCCCCCGGGCCCGCCTCAGGGCCAAAGGCCCCTCCCCCTCGGGCGCAAAAGGGGCCTCGGAGAGCATGACGGGAAAGCGCTTCCTGAACTCTTCCAAAAAGGCCTGGTTCTCCAAGAGCTCCGGGGCCAGGAGGACCTCCGCGGGACGGTGGCGGAAAAGCTCGTCGTAAAGGGCGCTTTTGCTCCTGAGAAAGGTCCCCTTGAACTCCCCGGTAGAGACGTCCATGAGGGCCAGACCCCACCCGTCCCCGGTGGCGATGGCCGCTAGGTAGTTGGCCTCCCGGGGAAGCAGGCTCTCCTGGACCAGGGTCCCAGGGGTGAGGAGCTGGGTCACCTCCCGCCTCACGAGCCCCTCCGCCTCCTCAGCAGACTCCACCTGGTCGGCGATGGCCAGGCGGAAGCCCATCTTCAAGAGCCTCCCGGCGTAGGCGTCAAAGGCCCTCAGGGGGATCCCCGCCATGGGGGTGGTGAAGTCCTTGCTGGTCTTGTGGGTGAGGACAAGGCCCAGGGCGCGGGCTAGCCTCTCGGCGTCCTCCCCGAAGCACTCGTAAAAGTCCCCCACCTGGAAGAGGAGGAGGTAGTCCGGGTAGCGGTCCCTGAGCTCCACGTACTGCTGGAGAAGGGGGGGAAGGGGGCCCGGGCCTTCGCCCTTGAGCATGCCTCCCATCTTAACCCGCCCGGCCGGAGGGAGGCCCAAAGGGCTACGAGGGCATACCCTCGCCCCCTACCCTTGACAGGATGGGATTGCAGGGGTATAGTCTTGGGTAAGTTGAATGAGGTAGGGACAAAAGTTCCCTAGAGAAGGAGGACCGTATGGAGAGGCTAGATCGGCGCACGACCCTGAAGCTCATGGGTATGGGGGCTGCCCTTTTGGCAGCCGGACCCCGGGCCTTCGCCCAGCAGGCCCCCACCGCGGACCAGTTGGTGAGGGGGAAAAACCCCAGGCTGCTCGTCCTCTCCCAACGCCCCGTGGTCCTGGAAACCCCCTATGACCTCCTGGTGACCCAGCCCGAGAGGACCTCCAAGGAGATCCTCTTCATCCGCAACAACGTGGACCTCCCCGGTTACAACACCGTGGAGGGGGCGAGCCTGGAGGGCTGGAAGATCGAGGTGGGGGGCCTCCTGGACAAGCCCTTCACCCTGGAGGCCAGGGAGCTCCTGGCCCTGCCCCAGACGGAGGTGGCCATGGTCCTCCAGTGCTCGGGGAACGGGCGCTCCCTCTAC
The genomic region above belongs to Thermus sediminis and contains:
- a CDS encoding site-2 protease family protein, with protein sequence MLQRGFPLLRILGIPVHLDFTFLLILPLLAFLIGRNLPLYLGLFGLPRDPSLLEGQTPYLLGLAAALGLFLSVLLHELGHALTARHFGIKTQRITLWLLGGVAQMERIPKEPKKEFLIAIAGPLVSFALAILFWLLRQEAGALGFLTHYLALVNFILGVFNLLPALPLDGGRVYRALLATRQPYVKATQKALTLSQVVAFVLGLFGLLVLNPFLILIAFFVYMASRADAEATFLAQALEGLKVKDLMTQDPIVVPKDLPVAELLQLSLAHRVSGFPVVEAGRVLGVVGLEGLEGADPMAPVDRYLQEPLLLSPEDSALSALQRMGERNYPRALVMEGEALLGILSKTDLLRAFQVRLLGLSSLDKPKGMG
- a CDS encoding TAXI family TRAP transporter solute-binding subunit → MRRVLLVIGLLALGLALAQKPRVIIGTGSTGGVFFFYGTALADIYNRAGVAEFQPVQTGGSYDNLLLLRDRTDPRNNTYYCALTTTDSAFVAYNGEEPRFRARPARDQRVLFYMYPSFIHLVASEKSGIKVIQDLRGKRVSTGQPGSSTENLALLVLQAAGVRPETFAKRERLPVAEAARALGEGTLDAFFWVGGVPTGSIVELGQTLARKGDRIYLVPIDPKSTTAQVALKRFPGLLDPTTVPRGVYNTRTDVPGLNTGNILVCPESLPREVVYGMMKATFDNLDTLRSAVAAARDTSIQNTARLYGQLAIPFHPGAEQYLREAGAIR
- a CDS encoding TRAP transporter permease — protein: MAETSSPIPQSPLGWLARLVLILGSLYSLYLVLHPFTPLAKAQIDLLDIVQLQRSTHVLFLLLGAYLVSFFAPPRKATPGAWVFLAFSLIPLYSFLFPRPPTLELPLEVRLFGLLVWAVAVLPAVVPRLQRPTALLGALLAILPTWYQARYFEELVYRAVIPEAWDAGMSLTLILLLLGVVYRLLGPVMPVLVLFFFSYNLHAQLFPGAFRGAPQPVDLLLGKSFNETEAGIYGLITGVSVKYLVYFTLLSGMITALGLGRVVANMALALVGKSPATPGRVTGLAGTFMGMFSGSGAADTQFVSTLTKPLYERAGYDRLTAAGIAATAGTIALIMPPIMGSIAFIMVEILEIPYLKVMAMALGPALLYLLAILAFNEFYARKAGLPAVATEIGMARRAYVLRYSPIFLPILLIVVLLYLGYEVRTAASLALLGFILLAYLDPTLRPKGIAPIFRGLEEGFRALLPIGTAVTSANLIFSMMVISGLPSKFSQLLQQVSGESLLLATLITAIFSLILGMGVPPTATYVLTSALTAPAIIALATKNFTAFGLDPEAARVAAIYATHMFLFYYAVLADVTPPVALSGYAAASVFGTHPLPTGVYAARVALSKYLIGFFFLLSYTGTGLLILPVLETLPPEKAWPIILERFLSVGLGIVYLSAAAAGFTRRPLGRLEAWTLGLLALLLFIPQTSLNLLGLLLGLPFFLKGGLTGLWRRA
- a CDS encoding TAXI family TRAP transporter solute-binding subunit; this translates as MLRALLVIVALSGLALAQKPRVVIATGGVGGVYFFYGTALAEIWNRAGVAEAQATQTAASIDNLLLLENRTGGGTYYCGTVLPDSAYLAYTGEHERFRGRPARSTRILFAMYPNFLHVVTREGAGIQVVQDLKGKRVSTGAPGSGTEVQALLVLQAAGLSPRDFAKHERLGAQESASALAEGTIDAYFWSGGLPTGSITEVGASLARRGQRLHLVPIDPRGTVAQNFQRRFPGLAGTGVIPRAVYGTRGDTPTLTFWNLFVCPASLPEEAAYALTKATFDNVETLRNAVAAARDTTLENAVRFVGGTIPYHEGALRYFREVGALR
- a CDS encoding S1C family serine protease — translated: MNLGRSFVGFLALSALAGGVLWWGLSSGQGRPQAPLGDQGFLEYERNTVEIVERYGRGVVFVAVVTRPQSLPLPPGFEFFAPFLQVPPQRGTGSGFVIDREGHILTNHHVVEGAGRITVRFHGDPQEYQARLVGAAPPLDLALLRVEAPRERLVPLVLGDSDRIRVGQKAIALGNPFGLEFTVTQGIVSAIRENPGAIGDETGLVPQVIQTDAAINPGNSGGPLLNSRGEVIGINTAILTPTGQFGAAQFAGVGFALPINLVKQYLPELKAGRVLTAEEIIRSRPRLGVSLVPLSLYPERLRRQHGLPDTGLMVQEVERNSPAQRAGLRAPSRFANLALPTGEALQVGVDGDVLLRADGVPLTSIARLRQVLYAKRPGEAVALEVFRQGRTLTVRVVPQVIR
- the purU gene encoding formyltetrahydrofolate deformylase, which translates into the protein MDEARLLITCPDRPGIVAAVSGFLYAHGANITDLQQHSTDPEGGTFFMRVAFTASHLDLARPALERAFQEVVANRFGMAWRLAFASERKRTAILVSKPAHALLELLWRYRVGELPMDLRLVVSNHPHHREEVERFGIPYHHVPVAKGRKEEAEAMILALLEEAGVELLVLARYMQILSPAFVTRFPMRIINIHHSFLPAFAGADPYRQAYERGVKLIGATAHYVTEELDQGPIIEQDVARVSHRHAVEELKRLGRELERTVLARAVRWHLEDRILVHGNKTVVFV